Proteins encoded within one genomic window of Odocoileus virginianus isolate 20LAN1187 ecotype Illinois chromosome 2, Ovbor_1.2, whole genome shotgun sequence:
- the SERTAD2 gene encoding SERTA domain-containing protein 2, whose amino-acid sequence MLGKGGKRKFDEHEDGLEGKIVSPSDGPSKVSYTLQRQTIFNISLMKLYNHRPLTEPSLQKTVLINNMLRRIQEELKQEGSLRPAFPAASPPAAAAAAADPLGSSSREAPPAFSQPAPAPCELGGAAALEACLTPASLLEDDDPDTFCTSSPAAPARLAPPALLPPEKDSFSSALDEIEELCPTSTSTEAAEADGPKGDSSGGPGAPQRPEGLQDGGRPEDAKLMDSLPGNFEITASTGFLTDLTLDDILFADIDTSMYDFDPCTSASGTASKMSPVSADDLLKTLAPYSSQPVAPSQPFKMDLTELDHIMEVLVGS is encoded by the coding sequence ATgttggggaaaggaggaaaacGGAAGTTTGATGAGCATGAAGATGGGCTGGAAGGCAAAATCGTGTCCCCGTCAGACGGTCCGTCCAAGGTGTCTTACACCTTACAGCGCCAGACTATCTTCAACATTTCCCTTATGAAGCTCTACAACCACAGGCCCCTCACCGAGCCCAGCCTGCAAAAGACCGTGCTCATCAACAACATGTTGCGGCGCATCCAGGAGGAGCTGAAGCAGGAGGGCAGCCTGCGGCCCGCGTTCCCCGCCGCCTCGCcgcccgctgccgccgccgctgccgccgacCCGCTGGGCTCCAGCTCCCGGGAGGCGCCGCCCGCCTTCAGCCAGCCCGCTCCCGCGCCCTGCGAGCTGGGCGGCGCCGCGGCCCTGGAGGCCTGCCTCACCCCCGCCTCGCTGCTCGAGGACGACGACCCGGACACGTTTTGCACTTCCTCGCCGGCCGCCCCCGCCAGACTCGCGCCTCCCGCCCTCCTCCCGCCGGAAAAGGACAGCTTCTCCTCCGCCCTGGACGAGATCGAGGAGCTCTGTCCCACATCTACCTCCACGGAGGCCGCGGAGGCCGACGGCCCGAAAGGGGACTCCTCCGGCGGGCCCGGCGCGCCTCAAAGACCCGAGGGGCTGCAGGACGGCGGCCGGCCTGAGGACGCGAAACTGATGGACTCGCTGCCTGGCAACTTTGAGATCACCGCGTCCACGGGCTTCCTCACAGACTTGACCCTGGACGATATCCTGTTCGCCGACATTGACACGTCCATGTACGACTTCGACCCCTGCACGTCCGCGTCGGGGACCGCCTCCAAGATGTCCCCCGTGTCGGCCGACGACCTCCTCAAGACGCTGGCCCCCTACAGCAGCCAGCCCGTCGCCCCGAGCCAGCCTTTCAAGATGGACCTCACGGAGCTGGACCACATCATGGAGGTGCTGGTCGGGTCCTGA